The proteins below come from a single Minwuia thermotolerans genomic window:
- a CDS encoding SDR family oxidoreductase, producing MRVKGKVCVITGGASGIGKALAERFHEEGAKGVVVADMQADKLEQVAASVNGLAVVTDVSKEEDIKRLVKAAEDEYGHIDVFVSNAGIARMGGEESSDADWQQNWDIHVMAHVYAARAVAEKMAARGEGYLINTASAAGLLTHVNSATYSVTKHAAVSFAEWLSINYGDRGVHVSVLAPQAVRTAMTSGRNVSVASVDGMIEPEQLADCVIETMDKEEFLILPHEQVREYMKRKALDVDRWLSGMRRFKAKRPESG from the coding sequence ATGCGGGTCAAGGGCAAGGTCTGCGTCATCACGGGCGGCGCATCCGGTATCGGCAAGGCGCTGGCCGAGCGCTTTCACGAAGAAGGCGCCAAGGGCGTGGTCGTCGCCGACATGCAGGCCGATAAGCTGGAGCAGGTCGCCGCCAGCGTGAACGGACTCGCGGTCGTCACCGACGTGTCGAAGGAAGAGGACATCAAGCGGCTGGTGAAGGCGGCCGAGGATGAATACGGCCATATCGACGTCTTCGTCTCCAATGCCGGCATCGCCCGCATGGGCGGCGAGGAAAGCTCCGACGCCGACTGGCAGCAGAACTGGGACATCCACGTCATGGCCCACGTCTATGCCGCGCGCGCGGTGGCCGAAAAGATGGCTGCCCGCGGCGAGGGCTATCTGATCAATACCGCCTCCGCCGCCGGCCTGCTGACCCACGTCAACTCCGCCACCTATTCGGTGACCAAGCATGCGGCGGTCTCCTTCGCCGAATGGCTGTCGATCAACTATGGCGACCGGGGCGTGCATGTCTCGGTTCTGGCGCCGCAGGCGGTGCGGACTGCCATGACCTCGGGCCGCAACGTCTCGGTGGCTTCGGTCGACGGCATGATCGAGCCCGAGCAGCTTGCCGACTGCGTGATCGAGACGATGGACAAGGAAGAGTTCCTCATCCTGCCCCACGAGCAGGTGCGCGAGTACATGAAGCGCAAGGCCCTCGACGTCGACCGCTGGCTGTCCGGCATGCGGCGCTTCAAGGCCAAACGCCCCGAATCCGGCTGA
- a CDS encoding glutaredoxin family protein, whose translation MVMPDHLCPFGLKAKDLLEREGFEVDDHWLETREETDRFQEKHGVDATPQIFIGGERIGGYDELRIWLGKDDPPEEQDDTTYRPVIALFIMAFLIAVAVRIATGAELLAIQTLEWFVATAMSLLALQKLDDVESFSTMFLNYDLLARRWVRYGYIYPYAEAFAGILMLAGALIWLAAPVALFIGLVGSVSVFKAVYVDKRELNCACVGGSSNVPLGAISLTENLMMTVMGIWMPLKIYVLQ comes from the coding sequence ATGGTCATGCCCGATCACCTCTGCCCCTTCGGCCTGAAAGCGAAGGATCTGCTGGAACGCGAGGGCTTTGAGGTCGACGACCACTGGCTGGAAACCCGCGAGGAAACCGACCGCTTCCAGGAGAAGCACGGCGTCGACGCCACGCCGCAGATCTTCATCGGCGGCGAGCGCATCGGCGGCTATGACGAGCTGAGGATCTGGCTGGGCAAGGACGATCCGCCGGAGGAACAGGACGACACGACCTACCGGCCGGTGATCGCCTTGTTCATCATGGCCTTCCTGATCGCCGTCGCGGTCCGGATCGCCACCGGCGCGGAACTTCTCGCCATCCAGACGCTGGAATGGTTCGTCGCGACCGCGATGAGTCTGCTGGCCCTGCAGAAGCTCGACGACGTCGAGAGCTTCTCGACCATGTTCCTGAACTACGACCTGCTGGCCCGGCGCTGGGTGCGCTATGGCTACATCTATCCCTACGCCGAGGCCTTCGCCGGCATCCTGATGCTGGCGGGCGCGCTGATCTGGCTCGCCGCGCCGGTGGCGCTGTTCATCGGCCTGGTCGGATCGGTGTCGGTCTTCAAGGCCGTCTATGTCGACAAGCGCGAACTGAATTGCGCCTGCGTCGGCGGCAGTTCCAACGTGCCGCTCGGCGCGATCTCCTTGACCGAGAACCTGATGATGACTGTCATGGGGATATGGATGCCGCTGAAGATATACGTACTGCAGTGA
- a CDS encoding 2-hydroxychromene-2-carboxylate isomerase, translating into MSAIEFFWDPGSTNTYFAWKLLPPIAARYGAAIVPRAFNLGHVFRHHDYVLMDEPPAKIANRKRDLERWTAKYGLAFRFPDVFPIKTSRALRGALAMRGRGLEHEFITAVLEAYWERNDHSIAEIAGLTRLAERLGVDPEAFEAEVESPAVRELLIAETEEGLERGVFGAPSFLIGDELFWGKDRMDFVEDELRRQAG; encoded by the coding sequence ATGTCCGCGATAGAGTTCTTCTGGGATCCCGGCAGCACCAACACCTACTTCGCCTGGAAGCTGCTGCCGCCGATCGCGGCGCGCTACGGCGCGGCCATCGTCCCGCGCGCCTTCAATCTCGGTCACGTCTTCCGCCATCATGACTATGTCCTGATGGACGAGCCGCCGGCGAAGATCGCCAACCGCAAGCGCGATCTGGAGCGCTGGACGGCGAAGTACGGCCTCGCCTTCCGTTTTCCCGACGTCTTTCCGATCAAGACCAGCCGCGCGCTGCGCGGCGCCCTGGCCATGCGGGGCCGCGGGCTGGAGCATGAATTCATTACCGCCGTGCTCGAGGCCTACTGGGAGCGCAATGACCATTCGATTGCGGAGATCGCCGGCCTCACCCGCCTTGCCGAGAGGCTGGGCGTCGATCCCGAAGCGTTCGAAGCCGAGGTGGAAAGCCCCGCCGTCCGCGAGTTGTTGATCGCGGAAACGGAGGAAGGCCTGGAGCGCGGCGTTTTCGGCGCGCCCTCTTTCCTGATCGGCGACGAACTGTTCTGGGGCAAGGACCGGATGGATTTCGTCGAGGACGAGCTCAGACGCCAGGCCGGTTGA
- a CDS encoding SDR family oxidoreductase: MNAIDLKGRRAIVTGGAQGIGRAIAERFIASGAAVSIWDRDEALAAETATAIGATPAVVDVTDHAAIDGALADTMAALGGLDILVCNAGIAGANRKVWDYTPEEWRQIVEINLIGVYLCCRAVAPKLIENGYGRIVNIASVAGKEGNPNASAYSASKAGVIALTKSLGKELADRNVMVNCVTPAAARTAIFEQMSQEHIDFMLSKIPMGRFVEPSEIAALVTWLASEDCSFTTGQAIDISGGRATY; the protein is encoded by the coding sequence ATGAACGCGATCGATCTGAAGGGCCGAAGAGCCATCGTGACCGGCGGGGCGCAAGGCATCGGCCGTGCGATCGCCGAGCGTTTCATTGCCTCCGGCGCGGCGGTGTCGATCTGGGACCGCGACGAAGCCCTGGCCGCGGAGACCGCTACGGCGATCGGGGCGACACCCGCGGTGGTCGACGTCACCGACCATGCGGCCATCGATGGCGCTCTGGCCGACACGATGGCGGCGCTGGGCGGCCTCGACATTCTGGTCTGCAACGCCGGGATCGCCGGCGCCAACCGGAAGGTCTGGGACTACACGCCCGAGGAATGGCGTCAGATCGTCGAGATCAACCTGATCGGCGTCTACCTGTGCTGCCGCGCCGTGGCGCCGAAGCTGATCGAGAACGGCTATGGCCGGATCGTCAACATCGCTTCGGTCGCGGGCAAGGAGGGCAATCCCAATGCCTCGGCCTATTCGGCCTCGAAGGCCGGGGTCATCGCGCTGACCAAGTCGCTGGGCAAGGAACTGGCGGACCGCAACGTGATGGTCAACTGCGTCACCCCGGCCGCGGCGCGGACGGCGATCTTCGAGCAGATGAGCCAGGAGCACATCGACTTCATGCTTTCGAAGATTCCGATGGGCCGTTTCGTCGAGCCTTCCGAGATCGCGGCGCTGGTGACCTGGCTCGCCTCCGAGGACTGCAGCTTCACCACCGGCCAGGCGATCGACATCTCCGGGGGCCGCGCGACCTATTAG
- a CDS encoding class I SAM-dependent methyltransferase has product MNYYLAATALRAFSLNGATKALYRWLGNRKTERKLSMERAGWVLDRIAEADLPERPVFLELGTGWMHAYSVFPALIHEAEVHCFDVWDNRAFAAFRAALPQVRQGLAGLHLTPAQRERAEARLGGLEGAESFDDVYALLDMHYVIDHDGVLPYPDGRFDMIYSVDVLEHVAADGFRRAAEDWYRVLKPGGRMAAQVGLDDHLAHYDPSRSKKHYLRHSKAAFSRWLENDVQYINRIPAGEMIAILEGVGFRTLAAERWSVEDPAGLPVHRDYAGQPPEDIAAWRLLLTMEKPAA; this is encoded by the coding sequence TTGAACTACTACCTGGCGGCCACGGCGCTTCGCGCCTTTTCGCTCAACGGCGCCACCAAGGCGCTGTACCGCTGGCTCGGCAACCGGAAGACCGAGCGCAAGCTGTCGATGGAGCGGGCCGGCTGGGTACTCGACCGGATTGCCGAGGCGGATCTGCCGGAGCGTCCGGTCTTTCTGGAACTCGGCACGGGCTGGATGCACGCCTACAGCGTCTTTCCCGCGCTGATCCATGAGGCCGAGGTTCACTGCTTCGACGTCTGGGACAACCGGGCCTTCGCCGCATTCCGGGCGGCGCTGCCCCAGGTCCGTCAGGGGCTCGCGGGCCTGCACCTGACGCCGGCGCAGCGGGAGCGGGCCGAGGCCCGCCTTGGCGGTCTCGAAGGGGCGGAGAGCTTTGACGACGTCTATGCCCTCCTCGACATGCACTACGTCATCGATCATGACGGCGTTCTGCCCTACCCGGATGGCCGCTTCGACATGATCTATTCGGTCGACGTGCTGGAACATGTCGCCGCCGACGGCTTCCGGCGCGCCGCCGAGGACTGGTACCGGGTGCTGAAGCCGGGCGGGCGCATGGCGGCCCAGGTCGGGCTGGACGATCACCTCGCGCACTACGATCCCTCACGCTCGAAGAAGCATTATCTGCGACATTCGAAAGCCGCGTTCAGCCGCTGGCTGGAGAACGACGTGCAGTACATCAACCGCATTCCGGCCGGCGAGATGATCGCCATCCTGGAAGGCGTCGGTTTCCGCACGCTGGCCGCTGAGCGCTGGAGCGTCGAGGACCCGGCGGGATTGCCGGTGCACAGGGACTATGCGGGCCAGCCGCCCGAGGATATCGCGGCCTGGCGGCTGCTGCTGACCATGGAGAAGCCGGCAGCCTGA
- a CDS encoding peptidylprolyl isomerase, with protein sequence MRRLMLALVTVLSIATTTNGEAADLENTLYIDLEHGRVVIEMLPDVAPKHVERIKELAREGFYDGVVFHRVIPGFMAQTGDPTGTGRGGSKKSDLPAEFSNTPFERGTVGMARTQNPNSANSQFFIMFDQGSFLNGQYTVWGQVTEGMEHVDAIATGEPPRNPDKMVTVQVAADAKD encoded by the coding sequence ATGCGTCGACTGATGCTGGCGCTTGTAACCGTACTATCTATCGCGACGACGACCAATGGCGAGGCGGCGGATTTGGAAAACACACTCTACATCGACCTGGAACATGGCCGCGTGGTCATCGAGATGCTGCCCGACGTGGCGCCGAAGCACGTGGAGCGGATCAAGGAACTGGCCCGCGAAGGCTTCTATGACGGCGTGGTCTTCCATCGCGTCATTCCCGGATTCATGGCGCAGACCGGCGATCCCACCGGCACCGGCCGCGGCGGCTCGAAGAAGTCGGACCTGCCGGCCGAGTTCTCCAACACACCCTTCGAACGCGGCACCGTGGGCATGGCCCGGACCCAGAACCCGAATTCGGCCAACAGCCAGTTCTTCATCATGTTCGATCAGGGCTCGTTCCTGAACGGCCAGTACACCGTGTGGGGTCAGGTGACCGAAGGCATGGAGCATGTCGATGCGATCGCCACGGGCGAGCCGCCGCGCAATCCCGACAAGATGGTGACCGTGCAGGTGGCGGCCGACGCAAAGGACTGA
- a CDS encoding DinB family protein, protein MFPAYFQRMARYNRWANGLIYDAAAKIPDEAYRRDVGAFFGSVHGTLNHLLAADRIWLKRLTGEGEAPARLDAVLFDDFGALRDARETEDERLLAWTGRLSPEDFERDFSYRNMAGEIFANPLDLILGHVFNHQTHHRGQAHAIVGHLGFEPPSMDLVYFGRQG, encoded by the coding sequence ATGTTTCCGGCCTATTTCCAGCGCATGGCCCGCTACAACCGTTGGGCCAACGGCCTGATCTACGATGCGGCGGCGAAAATCCCCGACGAGGCCTACCGCCGCGACGTGGGCGCCTTTTTCGGCTCCGTTCACGGCACGCTGAACCATCTGCTGGCAGCCGACCGTATCTGGCTGAAACGGCTGACGGGCGAAGGCGAGGCGCCGGCGCGGCTGGACGCGGTGCTTTTCGACGACTTCGGCGCGCTCAGGGACGCCCGCGAGACCGAGGACGAACGGCTGCTGGCCTGGACCGGGCGGCTCTCGCCGGAGGACTTCGAACGCGATTTCAGCTACCGCAACATGGCGGGCGAGATCTTCGCCAATCCGCTCGACCTGATTCTCGGCCACGTCTTCAATCACCAGACCCACCATCGCGGCCAGGCGCACGCCATCGTCGGGCATCTGGGTTTCGAGCCGCCTTCGATGGATCTCGTCTATTTCGGCCGGCAGGGCTGA
- a CDS encoding NUDIX hydrolase, whose translation MRHLPGGENFSQQVPAGDDRERMVCDECGWVHYVNPKIVVGAVCRHGDKVLLCRRAIEPRRGFWTIPAGFMEERETSAEGAAREAWEEAGVELRMGPLLAVYNIPRISQVQLIYKAELAAPGFEAGPESLEVALFDFDEIPWDELAFPSVRWALDQVREVWDRDDFATFGNPPGETGRMTPP comes from the coding sequence ATGAGACACCTACCGGGCGGGGAAAACTTCAGTCAGCAGGTGCCCGCCGGCGACGACCGGGAACGCATGGTCTGCGACGAGTGCGGCTGGGTGCACTACGTCAATCCGAAGATCGTCGTCGGCGCCGTCTGCCGCCACGGCGACAAGGTGCTGCTCTGCCGCCGGGCCATCGAGCCGCGCCGGGGCTTCTGGACCATCCCGGCGGGCTTCATGGAGGAGCGCGAGACCTCGGCCGAGGGCGCCGCGCGGGAAGCCTGGGAGGAGGCCGGCGTGGAACTGCGCATGGGGCCGCTGCTGGCGGTCTACAACATTCCCCGGATTTCCCAGGTGCAGCTCATCTACAAGGCCGAGCTGGCCGCGCCGGGCTTCGAAGCGGGGCCGGAATCCCTCGAGGTCGCCCTCTTCGATTTCGATGAGATTCCCTGGGACGAACTCGCCTTCCCCAGCGTGCGCTGGGCGCTGGATCAGGTCCGCGAGGTCTGGGACCGCGACGACTTCGCAACATTCGGCAACCCGCCGGGCGAAACCGGCCGCATGACGCCGCCCTGA
- the ccmI gene encoding c-type cytochrome biogenesis protein CcmI encodes MLFWILIAAITLAVLLFVLRPLVGAGRGAARRGDYDMTVYRSQIDELRAEEARGVISPAEARAARNEIERRMLQASRDAEPDVREGGGAPLIVGLVIAVAVPLGAGALYLAIGNPDLPAQPLAQRIEVPAGAARMAAAQPGAPSSEQGLESVSNMVGNLERRLEEDPENFEGWMLLGRSYGVMDRYGDAAGAYAKAAALPEAASDPAPHMQLGEALVFSSNGVVIERAQAAFRRAVEIDANHPGARYYLALARGQGGDLKGAYDGWVSLAQDSPADAPWLPALRERIAEVARDLDVEPPAELMDRMAAAGAAPGPSAPPAPARSGDAAAPGPSAEDIQAAQEMSADDRQAMIRGMVEGLAARLEENPDDYDGWMRLARARGVLGETDAMIEAYENAARLRPEDTETRLALAGALVDAGGDGPLSPRAVEAFRAVLEVDPDNPDALWFVGRGEAEAGRPEAAVQAWRKLLGTLAPGSDAHTAVQAQIERLQQGQ; translated from the coding sequence TTGCTTTTCTGGATCCTGATCGCCGCGATCACGCTCGCCGTGCTTCTCTTCGTGCTGCGCCCGCTGGTCGGCGCCGGGCGGGGCGCCGCGCGCCGCGGCGACTACGACATGACCGTCTACCGCAGCCAGATCGACGAACTGCGCGCCGAGGAAGCGCGCGGGGTGATCTCGCCGGCCGAGGCGCGCGCCGCCCGCAACGAGATCGAACGGCGCATGCTGCAGGCTTCGCGCGACGCCGAACCGGACGTGCGTGAAGGCGGCGGCGCGCCCCTGATCGTCGGGCTCGTCATCGCCGTCGCGGTGCCGCTCGGCGCGGGGGCGCTCTATCTCGCCATCGGCAATCCGGACCTGCCCGCCCAGCCGCTGGCCCAGCGCATCGAAGTCCCGGCGGGCGCCGCCCGCATGGCCGCGGCGCAGCCGGGGGCGCCGTCGTCCGAACAGGGCCTTGAATCGGTTTCCAACATGGTGGGCAATCTGGAGCGCCGCCTGGAGGAGGATCCGGAGAACTTCGAGGGCTGGATGCTGCTCGGCCGCAGCTATGGCGTCATGGACCGCTATGGCGACGCCGCGGGGGCCTATGCGAAGGCGGCGGCCCTGCCGGAGGCCGCGAGCGATCCGGCCCCGCACATGCAACTCGGCGAGGCGCTCGTCTTTTCCTCGAACGGAGTCGTCATCGAGCGCGCGCAGGCGGCTTTCCGCCGCGCCGTCGAGATTGACGCCAATCATCCCGGCGCGCGCTATTACCTGGCTCTGGCGCGCGGACAGGGCGGCGATCTGAAGGGGGCCTATGACGGCTGGGTGTCGCTGGCGCAGGATTCGCCGGCCGACGCGCCCTGGCTGCCCGCGCTCAGGGAACGCATCGCCGAGGTGGCGCGCGATCTGGACGTCGAGCCGCCGGCGGAGCTGATGGACCGGATGGCCGCGGCCGGCGCCGCGCCCGGTCCTTCCGCCCCGCCCGCACCGGCCCGGAGCGGCGATGCCGCGGCGCCCGGCCCGTCCGCCGAGGACATCCAGGCGGCGCAGGAGATGTCGGCCGACGACCGCCAGGCGATGATCCGCGGTATGGTCGAGGGACTGGCCGCAAGGCTGGAAGAGAACCCGGACGACTATGACGGCTGGATGCGTCTCGCCCGCGCGCGCGGCGTGCTGGGCGAGACCGATGCCATGATCGAAGCCTATGAGAACGCGGCACGGCTTCGCCCGGAGGATACGGAGACCCGGCTGGCGCTGGCCGGTGCGCTCGTGGACGCCGGCGGTGATGGCCCGTTGTCGCCCAGGGCGGTCGAGGCGTTCCGCGCGGTGCTCGAGGTCGATCCCGACAACCCCGATGCCCTGTGGTTCGTCGGCCGGGGTGAGGCCGAGGCCGGCCGGCCGGAGGCCGCTGTGCAGGCATGGCGGAAACTGCTGGGCACCCTGGCGCCGGGCAGCGACGCCCATACAGCCGTCCAGGCCCAGATCGAACGGCTTCAGCAGGGACAATAA
- a CDS encoding cytochrome c-type biogenesis protein encodes MTLLRPFQFLLLAALLAFAMPALAIFTEKPLEDPQKEARAQELMKELRCLVCQNQAISESHAPLARDLRVLLRERIAAGDTNEEARDYMVARYGDWVLLDTPMKATTYLLWFGPLLILVPGLIISAVYLRRRRAAGRTGGGNEAPLTEAERAELDRALSDQR; translated from the coding sequence ATGACTTTGCTTCGGCCATTTCAGTTCCTCCTGCTTGCCGCGTTGCTGGCGTTCGCCATGCCCGCACTGGCGATCTTCACCGAGAAGCCGCTGGAGGATCCGCAGAAAGAGGCTCGCGCGCAGGAGCTGATGAAGGAACTGCGCTGCCTCGTCTGCCAGAACCAGGCGATCAGCGAGAGCCACGCGCCGCTGGCGCGCGACCTGCGCGTGCTGCTGCGCGAGCGCATCGCCGCCGGAGACACCAATGAGGAAGCCCGGGACTACATGGTGGCCCGGTACGGCGACTGGGTGCTGCTGGATACGCCGATGAAGGCGACGACCTACCTCCTGTGGTTCGGTCCGCTGCTGATCCTCGTTCCCGGCCTCATCATCTCGGCGGTCTATCTGCGGCGCCGGCGGGCGGCGGGCAGGACCGGCGGCGGCAACGAGGCGCCGCTGACCGAGGCCGAGCGCGCCGAACTGGACCGCGCCCTTTCCGATCAAAGGTAG
- a CDS encoding DsbE family thiol:disulfide interchange protein has translation MSEQAEEQPTGGSSLRWLWALLPIAVFVVIGGFLFQGLSLDPKSIPSVLIDKPAPEFDLPPLPGKDNGLSRADLGGEPALVNVFASWCVACRVEHPILMELQKSGEVPIYGLNYKDRPNEAISWLDRFGDPYDRIGSDVNGRVGIDFGVYGVPETFVIDRNGVIVDKVIGPITPQILRDKLRPLLAELRK, from the coding sequence ATGTCCGAACAGGCCGAAGAACAGCCGACGGGCGGCTCGTCCCTGCGCTGGCTCTGGGCGTTGCTTCCCATCGCGGTTTTCGTCGTGATCGGCGGCTTCCTGTTCCAGGGGCTTTCGCTGGATCCGAAGTCCATCCCGTCCGTGCTGATCGACAAGCCGGCGCCGGAGTTCGACCTGCCGCCGCTGCCAGGCAAGGACAACGGCCTCTCGCGCGCCGATCTGGGCGGCGAACCGGCCCTGGTCAACGTCTTCGCGAGCTGGTGCGTGGCCTGCCGGGTGGAGCATCCGATCCTGATGGAACTGCAGAAGTCCGGCGAGGTGCCGATCTACGGTCTGAACTACAAGGACAGGCCCAACGAGGCGATTTCCTGGCTGGACCGTTTCGGCGATCCCTATGACCGCATCGGCTCCGACGTGAACGGCCGTGTCGGCATCGACTTCGGCGTCTATGGCGTGCCGGAGACCTTCGTGATCGACCGCAACGGCGTCATCGTCGACAAGGTCATCGGTCCGATCACGCCGCAGATCCTGCGCGACAAGCTGCGGCCTCTGCTGGCGGAGCTGCGGAAATGA
- a CDS encoding heme lyase CcmF/NrfE family subunit yields MAPELGQYALVLAIIVATVQAIVPQIGAARRDAGWMAIATPAAQAQFLLVLFAFGCLTVSFVTSDFSVANVVANSHSLKPMIYKISGVWGNHEGSLLLWILILTLFGAAVARFGDNLPPTLKARVLSVQAMIGVGFLAFILFTSNPFERIDPAPFEGQGLNPLLQDPALAIHPPFLYLGYVGLSVSFSFAVAALIEGRVDPAWARWVRPWTLAAWMFLTCGISLGSYWAYYELGWGGWWFWDPVENASFMPWLAATALLHSSIVVEKRDALKSWTVLLAILAFSLSLLGTFLVRSGVLNSVHAFATDPARGVFILAFLGAVVGGSLVLYALRAPLLKGGGVFQPVSREGTLVLNNLLLTTACLTVLLGTLYPLFLDAVTGEKVSVGPPYFNATFVPLMTPLVAALAIGPMMAWKRGDLIGILKRLRFVAMAAFVAAVATLWAAFDISLLAVLGMVLVVWLGFGVLWELGERVKLFRVSPRESWRRARGLPRASFGMSLAHLGVALMVLGITASETWQEEIQTIMRPGDTQTVGDYDLTFVGAQTVPGPNYESLSGAFVVTRDGQPVTVLQPEMRTFTSPPMETTEAAIRSNFAGDLYTVLGEPDGEGGYAVRLYYKPLVIWIWLGTLFMVAGGLVSLSDRRHRIGAPARRAAQAPGDAAIAGAGD; encoded by the coding sequence ATGGCCCCCGAACTCGGACAATACGCGCTGGTGCTGGCGATCATCGTCGCCACCGTGCAGGCCATCGTGCCGCAGATCGGCGCGGCGCGGCGCGACGCCGGCTGGATGGCCATCGCGACGCCGGCGGCGCAGGCGCAGTTCCTGCTGGTGCTGTTCGCCTTCGGCTGTCTGACGGTGAGTTTCGTGACCTCCGACTTCTCGGTCGCGAACGTCGTCGCCAACAGCCATTCACTGAAGCCGATGATTTACAAGATCAGCGGCGTCTGGGGGAATCACGAAGGCTCGCTGCTGCTCTGGATCCTGATCCTGACGCTATTCGGCGCCGCCGTGGCGCGATTCGGCGATAACCTGCCGCCGACGCTGAAGGCGCGGGTGCTGTCGGTGCAGGCGATGATCGGCGTCGGCTTCCTCGCCTTCATCCTGTTCACGTCAAACCCCTTCGAGCGGATCGACCCGGCGCCCTTCGAGGGGCAGGGGCTTAACCCGCTGCTGCAGGATCCGGCGCTGGCCATCCATCCGCCCTTCCTCTACCTCGGCTATGTCGGCCTGTCGGTTTCCTTCTCCTTCGCCGTGGCGGCGCTGATCGAGGGCCGCGTCGACCCGGCCTGGGCGCGCTGGGTCAGACCCTGGACGCTGGCGGCCTGGATGTTCCTGACCTGCGGCATCTCGCTGGGCAGCTACTGGGCCTATTACGAACTTGGCTGGGGCGGCTGGTGGTTCTGGGACCCGGTGGAGAACGCCTCCTTCATGCCCTGGCTGGCGGCGACCGCGCTGCTGCACTCCTCGATCGTGGTGGAGAAGCGCGACGCGCTGAAAAGCTGGACGGTATTGCTGGCGATCCTCGCCTTCTCGCTTTCGCTGCTGGGCACGTTCCTGGTTCGCTCGGGCGTGCTGAATTCGGTCCACGCCTTCGCCACCGATCCGGCGCGCGGCGTCTTCATCCTCGCCTTCCTTGGGGCTGTCGTGGGCGGTTCGCTGGTGCTCTATGCGCTGCGCGCGCCGCTGCTGAAGGGCGGCGGGGTATTCCAGCCGGTCAGCCGCGAAGGCACGCTGGTGCTGAACAACCTGCTGCTCACCACCGCCTGTCTCACGGTCCTGCTCGGCACGCTCTATCCGTTGTTCCTCGACGCCGTCACCGGTGAGAAGGTCTCGGTCGGTCCGCCCTATTTCAACGCGACCTTCGTGCCGCTGATGACGCCGCTGGTGGCGGCGCTGGCCATCGGGCCGATGATGGCCTGGAAGCGGGGCGACCTGATCGGCATCCTCAAACGCCTGCGGTTCGTCGCCATGGCCGCATTCGTCGCCGCGGTGGCGACCCTGTGGGCGGCTTTCGACATATCGCTTCTCGCGGTGCTGGGCATGGTCCTGGTCGTCTGGCTCGGCTTCGGCGTGCTCTGGGAATTGGGCGAGCGGGTGAAGCTGTTCCGGGTTTCCCCCCGCGAGAGCTGGCGGCGCGCGCGCGGCCTGCCCCGGGCCAGCTTCGGCATGAGCCTGGCGCATCTGGGCGTTGCGCTGATGGTGCTCGGCATCACCGCCTCGGAGACCTGGCAGGAGGAAATCCAGACCATCATGCGGCCGGGCGACACGCAGACCGTGGGTGACTACGATCTGACCTTCGTCGGCGCCCAGACGGTGCCGGGCCCGAACTACGAATCGCTTTCCGGCGCCTTCGTCGTCACCAGGGACGGCCAGCCCGTCACCGTGCTGCAGCCCGAGATGCGTACCTTCACCAGTCCGCCCATGGAAACCACTGAGGCCGCCATCCGCTCAAACTTCGCCGGCGACCTCTATACCGTGCTGGGCGAGCCCGATGGCGAGGGCGGCTATGCCGTCCGGCTATATTACAAGCCGCTGGTGATCTGGATCTGGCTGGGAACGCTGTTCATGGTCGCCGGCGGCCTCGTTTCGCTCAGCGATCGCCGACACCGCATTGGCGCCCCGGCACGCCGCGCGGCACAGGCGCCGGGCGACGCCGCCATCGCAGGCGCTGGAGACTGA
- the ccmE gene encoding cytochrome c maturation protein CcmE, whose amino-acid sequence MSRKRQRLALVLIGLLFVGGAVGFSLMALNEELDVFRSPTQLVENGFPEGKRFRVGGLVEDGSIEKEGIITRFRVTDGVNAIEVSYNKILPDLFRHCQGVIALGELDGGGRFVAHEVLAKHDENYMPPEIAATMQGPGNCEGKMQMSSAKAVN is encoded by the coding sequence ATCAGCAGGAAACGGCAGCGGCTGGCGCTGGTTCTGATCGGCTTGCTGTTCGTGGGGGGCGCGGTCGGGTTCTCCCTGATGGCGCTGAACGAGGAGCTGGATGTCTTCCGCAGCCCGACCCAGCTGGTCGAGAACGGCTTTCCCGAGGGCAAGCGGTTCCGCGTCGGCGGTCTGGTCGAGGACGGCTCGATCGAGAAGGAAGGCATCATCACCCGCTTCCGGGTGACGGACGGGGTCAACGCCATCGAGGTCTCCTACAACAAGATCCTGCCCGACCTGTTCCGGCATTGTCAGGGCGTCATCGCCCTTGGCGAGCTTGACGGCGGCGGCCGCTTCGTCGCCCATGAGGTGCTGGCCAAGCACGACGAGAACTACATGCCGCCCGAGATCGCCGCGACGATGCAGGGCCCGGGCAATTGCGAGGGCAAGATGCAGATGAGCAGCGCGAAGGCCGTGAACTGA